In Methanosarcina siciliae T4/M, one genomic interval encodes:
- a CDS encoding outer membrane lipoprotein-sorting protein, whose product MKNKSKRYLLLILFLVSLSIFISGCGGKSGGEGVTSDIRPDGEEVVYNMQMKMDSLEDYSFTMYVNSSLRGQNPEIYEVVWKKPDLMKMILLGPDNDTKIIMVSDGDFQWIYSSESETVFKAETSDDFDGLKLFEPDVYAGFLNGFVLSGRSPSILGTENIDGKSVYLLELSPSGNNESLQSKSRIWVDSENWMFLGYELYDSKGNVYLDMEIRDLRLNTGIPDSEFEFNIPDGAQVKVLEPEDFKNEPEKMTLEEAKQLTDFEILIPEYLPEGYEFNYSTVSSGIDTPYSTFLHSSFGIFAGYPREKVTLVYTNGEDEIRIVESISEQSLPETQDFELEGEPVPVNNKSGTISSVFGGNMKALTWQDGEFEITIISSLDKGELLNIAGSFS is encoded by the coding sequence ATGAAGAATAAATCCAAAAGATATTTACTGCTCATCCTGTTCCTGGTATCCCTATCCATTTTTATTTCAGGTTGTGGGGGGAAATCCGGTGGTGAAGGGGTTACATCTGACATACGGCCCGACGGTGAAGAAGTCGTATATAACATGCAGATGAAAATGGATAGTCTTGAAGACTATTCTTTCACAATGTATGTAAATTCAAGTTTAAGAGGGCAGAATCCGGAAATATATGAAGTTGTCTGGAAAAAGCCTGATTTAATGAAAATGATTCTTTTAGGTCCGGATAATGATACGAAAATAATCATGGTCTCTGACGGAGATTTTCAATGGATTTACAGTTCCGAATCCGAGACTGTTTTCAAAGCGGAAACTTCGGATGACTTTGACGGTTTGAAACTTTTTGAGCCTGACGTTTACGCTGGTTTTTTGAACGGTTTCGTCCTTAGTGGGAGGTCCCCTTCTATCCTCGGGACCGAAAATATAGATGGGAAAAGCGTATATTTGCTTGAGCTCTCACCCTCTGGGAATAATGAATCACTTCAATCGAAATCAAGAATATGGGTCGACAGCGAAAACTGGATGTTTCTCGGGTATGAACTATATGACAGCAAAGGAAATGTTTATCTTGACATGGAAATTAGGGACCTGAGATTGAATACGGGAATTCCGGATTCTGAATTTGAGTTTAATATTCCGGATGGGGCACAGGTAAAGGTATTGGAGCCGGAAGACTTCAAAAACGAGCCTGAAAAAATGACGCTTGAAGAAGCAAAACAACTTACTGATTTTGAAATACTTATCCCTGAATATCTCCCGGAAGGATATGAATTTAATTATTCTACGGTATCTTCCGGTATCGATACGCCTTATTCCACTTTTCTCCATAGCAGCTTCGGCATTTTTGCAGGATACCCTCGCGAAAAGGTCACTCTGGTATATACTAATGGGGAAGACGAAATACGTATTGTAGAAAGCATTTCTGAACAGAGTTTACCTGAAACTCAGGATTTTGAACTTGAAGGAGAGCCTGTTCCGGTCAATAACAAGTCCGGTACGATTTCTTCGGTATTTGGAGGAAATATGAAAGCCCTGACCTGGCAAGATGGGGAATTCGAAATTACTATTATTTCTTCTCTTGATAAGGGGGAGCTGCTTAATATCGCAGGATCCTTCTCCTGA
- a CDS encoding DUF3160 domain-containing protein, producing MTDNQTDDQSDSFNDSINTAPAENFSDKSNTLELEKESSFSGYYRKENLQLEADVPAYSLPLKASEIANYDDFIQQIPLTNESMDLLYKNGFVVIENPAIENLPGAGNTLVNSTYKDLKVADVPIFITSDSLLHLYHIQFDETLKRAESEEFFDELWKLDKALLDASIEDYDSASGREKEAARRNVAYFAAALKLLEPESYQIGESREDSGDILLFDSQEAKQYSVEVPSFVKTDVDDELRLIEAQEGGVSPIFKYGEDYSQYTPRGHYTRSEKLQNYFKAMMWHGRMSMLLQSDMISAEDPEKEAKIQTIQAFLISDHFDRDKELRDRWDRIYDVTAFYVGYSDDLGPYEYAKALDTVFGDNRYGVSFDNESLAELKTELEIYESPKIYGGTGGIIQAGSETENKTLDATKGFRLMGQRYTPDSYIFQKLYPPALNVMDLLGSERATEHLKNMGISENAEYEISHQSLENEFGAFDEEDWNKNLYWAQLYALKPLLVSYPEGYPTFMQTAAWEDKQLNAALASWTELRHDTILYAKQAYFMGSPQIQEEKPVEGYVEPVPEFYARMLALTRMAHSGLNDMEVLDEQSDKDFTTLENTLERLLEISIKELENEELTDEEYEFIRNFDQNIAPMLENVDIKSQMSTLVADVYTGPGGNVLEEGTGKLDLMVVAYKQPDGRIVLGAGPVMSYYEFWQPSGERLTDEEWRSMLNNNPPERPEWTSSFRG from the coding sequence ATGACAGATAATCAAACAGATGATCAGAGCGATTCATTTAATGATTCCATAAACACCGCTCCTGCAGAGAATTTCTCTGACAAGAGCAACACTCTTGAACTTGAAAAGGAAAGCTCCTTTTCCGGATATTACAGGAAAGAAAACCTGCAGTTAGAGGCTGATGTTCCAGCTTATTCCCTGCCTTTAAAGGCTTCTGAAATTGCGAATTATGACGATTTCATTCAACAAATTCCCCTGACAAACGAGAGTATGGATTTGCTGTACAAAAATGGATTTGTTGTAATTGAAAATCCGGCTATCGAAAATCTGCCTGGAGCAGGGAATACGCTGGTAAATTCTACTTATAAAGACCTGAAAGTGGCTGATGTTCCTATTTTCATCACTTCGGATTCTCTTCTTCACCTTTATCATATCCAGTTTGATGAGACTTTAAAAAGGGCGGAATCTGAGGAATTTTTCGATGAACTCTGGAAACTTGACAAAGCTCTCCTTGATGCCTCCATAGAGGATTATGACAGTGCCTCAGGGCGAGAAAAGGAAGCTGCAAGAAGAAATGTTGCATACTTTGCAGCTGCTTTGAAGCTTCTTGAACCGGAATCTTACCAGATAGGGGAATCACGAGAAGATTCGGGAGATATTCTACTCTTCGACTCTCAGGAAGCAAAGCAGTACAGTGTCGAAGTCCCATCTTTTGTAAAAACCGACGTAGATGACGAGCTGCGCTTAATAGAAGCTCAGGAAGGCGGGGTATCTCCAATTTTCAAGTACGGGGAAGATTACTCTCAGTACACCCCAAGAGGCCATTACACTCGTTCTGAAAAGCTACAGAACTACTTCAAGGCCATGATGTGGCACGGCAGAATGAGTATGCTGCTCCAATCGGATATGATTTCTGCAGAAGACCCGGAAAAGGAAGCAAAAATTCAGACTATTCAGGCCTTTTTAATTTCCGACCATTTTGACAGGGATAAAGAGCTCCGGGACAGGTGGGACAGGATTTACGATGTAACGGCTTTCTATGTTGGTTATTCCGACGACCTCGGGCCTTATGAATATGCAAAAGCCCTGGATACCGTCTTTGGGGATAATAGATATGGAGTGAGTTTCGATAACGAAAGCCTGGCAGAACTGAAAACCGAGCTGGAAATATATGAAAGTCCGAAAATCTACGGCGGAACAGGTGGAATAATTCAGGCAGGCTCCGAAACTGAAAACAAAACTCTTGATGCCACAAAGGGTTTCAGGCTCATGGGTCAGCGCTATACCCCTGATTCCTATATCTTCCAGAAACTCTATCCTCCAGCCCTGAATGTCATGGATCTTCTCGGTTCTGAAAGAGCCACGGAACACCTTAAAAATATGGGTATTTCCGAAAATGCAGAATATGAAATCAGCCATCAATCTCTTGAAAATGAATTCGGAGCTTTTGATGAAGAAGACTGGAACAAAAACCTTTACTGGGCTCAACTATATGCCTTAAAGCCCCTCCTGGTAAGTTATCCTGAGGGGTATCCCACTTTCATGCAGACCGCAGCCTGGGAAGATAAACAGCTTAATGCCGCCCTTGCTTCCTGGACCGAGCTCAGGCACGACACTATCCTCTATGCAAAACAGGCTTACTTCATGGGCTCTCCTCAAATTCAGGAAGAAAAACCTGTAGAGGGATATGTGGAACCGGTTCCGGAGTTTTATGCCCGGATGCTTGCCCTTACCAGAATGGCACATTCCGGATTAAATGATATGGAAGTGCTTGATGAGCAGTCGGATAAAGACTTTACAACTCTTGAAAACACCCTTGAAAGGCTGCTGGAAATCTCAATTAAAGAGCTTGAAAACGAAGAGCTGACGGATGAAGAGTACGAGTTCATCAGGAATTTCGACCAGAATATAGCTCCAATGCTTGAGAACGTAGATATCAAGTCCCAGATGTCCACTCTGGTTGCGGATGTTTATACAGGTCCGGGAGGAAATGTCTTGGAAGAAGGGACCGGAAAACTGGACCTGATGGTTGTAGCTTATAAACAGCCTGACGGCAGGATCGTGCTTGGAGCAGGCCCTGTAATGAGTTACTATGAGTTCTGGCAGCCCTCAGGGGAAAGGTTGACTGATGAAGAATGGAGATCGATGCTGAATAATAACCCTCCTGAAAGACCGGAGTGGACAAGTTCCTTTAGGGGGTAA
- a CDS encoding transposase, whose amino-acid sequence MSFREIDDVLWNSIEPYLPPQKPLTGRPRANMRKLMNGIFYVVMTGCTWKDVPKEIWIKSQQFIDFIYICVNMVSIRRFSMNF is encoded by the coding sequence ATGTCATTTCGTGAAATCGATGATGTTCTATGGAACTCCATAGAACCTTATCTTCCTCCACAGAAACCACTTACAGGAAGGCCGCGTGCAAATATGAGGAAGTTAATGAATGGTATTTTTTACGTTGTTATGACCGGTTGTACGTGGAAAGACGTTCCCAAAGAGATATGGATCAAAAGTCAACAGTTCATAGATTTCATCTATATCTGTGTGAACATGGTATCTATCAGAAGATTTTCAATGAACTTTTGA
- a CDS encoding DUF3160 domain-containing protein encodes MTGNLNTNNSDPVIETFLEEMTDRSDDSFNDTRETISVSVENFSDRSNALELEKQSAFSGYYSKENLQFEADVPAYSLPLKASELENYYYFTQQIPLTNENRNLLYKNGFVVIENEVTENRFKAEQVNATYRSLKVAGVPIFITTDSLLHLYHIQFDETLKRVEEEEFYDKLWELDKAFLEASIEDYNEAKENNSSSEEVIEAARRNVAYFAVALSLLEEKPDPNRIEVKSTEKQGSEEYGFEVPSFVKEEVEAELSLIQAHEGFARSPIFLYEEDYSQYVPRGHYTSSEKLINYFRAMMWHGRISMLLRSDLLTAEEQTVEGSATEDSTAGESALEMSEKKAKIQTIQALLISDHFDRDENLRTRWDRIYDVTAFYVGFSDDLGPYEYATALNAVFGDDRGRVSFDNESFTALKVELEKYESPKIYGGTGNMILTGSETENETLDATKGFRFMGQRYVPDSYILQVLHPPALNIMCLLGSERAGEHLINLNISESESYKVRYRSLENEFGALDEDEWNKNLYWAQLYALKPLLASYPAGYPTFMQTEAWEDKQLNTALASWTELRRDTILYAKQAYSTGALYVPPEEKPVQGYVEPVPEFYARMLALTRMAHTGLAEMEVLDEQSDRDFTTLEKTLEKLLEISIKELENKELTDEEYEFIRNFDQNIAPMLEDIDGDAQSSVMVADVYTNLGSVLEEGTGKLDLMVVAYKQPDGRIVLGAGPVMSYYEFLQPSGERLTDEEWREMLENNPPERPEWVESFKT; translated from the coding sequence ATGACTGGTAACCTGAACACTAACAATAGCGACCCTGTTATAGAGACATTTTTGGAAGAAATGACTGATAGATCGGATGATTCATTTAATGATACCAGGGAAACTATTTCTGTATCTGTAGAGAATTTCTCTGACAGGAGCAATGCCCTTGAACTTGAAAAACAAAGCGCCTTTTCCGGATATTACAGTAAAGAAAACCTGCAGTTCGAGGCCGACGTTCCCGCTTATTCTTTGCCTCTAAAGGCTTCAGAGCTTGAGAATTATTATTATTTCACTCAACAGATCCCCCTTACAAACGAAAACAGGAACTTATTGTACAAAAACGGGTTTGTTGTGATTGAAAATGAGGTTACTGAGAACCGATTTAAAGCTGAGCAGGTAAATGCAACTTACAGGAGCCTTAAAGTGGCTGGGGTCCCGATCTTCATCACAACGGATTCTCTTCTTCACCTTTATCATATCCAGTTTGATGAGACTTTAAAAAGAGTCGAAGAAGAGGAGTTTTATGATAAGCTCTGGGAACTTGATAAAGCTTTTCTTGAAGCTTCCATAGAGGACTATAATGAGGCAAAAGAAAACAATTCTTCATCTGAAGAAGTAATAGAGGCTGCAAGAAGAAATGTTGCATATTTTGCAGTAGCCCTTAGTTTGCTTGAAGAGAAACCGGATCCAAACAGGATCGAAGTCAAATCCACAGAGAAGCAGGGTTCCGAAGAATACGGCTTTGAAGTTCCTTCATTTGTAAAAGAAGAGGTTGAAGCCGAACTCTCTTTGATACAAGCTCACGAAGGATTTGCTCGCTCTCCGATTTTCCTGTATGAAGAAGATTACTCTCAGTACGTCCCAAGAGGACATTACACGTCCTCTGAAAAGCTGATTAACTATTTCAGAGCCATGATGTGGCACGGTAGAATAAGTATGCTGCTCCGGTCGGACCTTCTCACTGCAGAAGAGCAAACAGTGGAAGGTTCAGCTACGGAAGATTCAACGGCAGGAGAATCAGCTTTGGAAATGTCAGAAAAGAAAGCAAAAATTCAGACTATTCAGGCCCTTTTAATTTCTGACCATTTTGACAGGGACGAAAACCTTCGGACCAGATGGGATCGGATCTACGATGTAACAGCTTTCTATGTAGGTTTTTCCGATGACCTCGGACCTTATGAATACGCAACAGCTCTGAATGCCGTTTTTGGGGACGATAGAGGAAGAGTAAGCTTCGACAACGAAAGCTTCACGGCACTTAAAGTGGAACTGGAAAAATATGAAAGTCCGAAAATCTACGGTGGAACAGGGAATATGATTCTTACAGGTTCCGAAACTGAAAATGAAACTCTTGACGCCACAAAAGGTTTCAGGTTCATGGGTCAACGATATGTTCCGGACTCCTATATTCTCCAGGTTCTGCATCCTCCTGCTCTGAATATAATGTGCCTTCTCGGTTCTGAAAGAGCCGGAGAACATCTTATAAACCTAAATATTTCAGAAAGTGAATCTTATAAAGTGCGTTACCGATCTCTTGAAAATGAATTTGGAGCTCTTGATGAAGATGAGTGGAACAAAAACCTTTACTGGGCTCAACTATATGCCTTAAAGCCCCTCCTTGCAAGCTATCCGGCGGGTTATCCTACCTTTATGCAGACCGAAGCCTGGGAAGATAAGCAGCTTAACACAGCCCTCGCCTCCTGGACCGAACTCCGGCGTGATACTATTCTCTATGCGAAGCAGGCTTACTCTACAGGTGCACTCTATGTGCCACCGGAGGAAAAACCGGTCCAAGGCTATGTGGAGCCGGTACCTGAATTTTATGCAAGGATGCTCGCCCTTACCAGAATGGCACATACCGGGCTGGCTGAAATGGAAGTGCTTGATGAGCAGTCAGATAGAGACTTTACAACTCTTGAAAAAACCCTCGAAAAACTGCTGGAAATCTCGATTAAAGAGCTTGAAAATAAAGAGCTGACGGATGAAGAGTACGAGTTCATTAGAAATTTCGACCAGAATATAGCTCCAATGCTTGAGGACATCGATGGGGATGCCCAGAGCTCTGTCATGGTTGCGGATGTCTACACAAATCTGGGGAGTGTTTTGGAAGAAGGGACCGGAAAACTGGACCTGATGGTTGTAGCTTATAAACAGCCTGACGGCAGGATAGTTCTTGGAGCAGGTCCTGTAATGAGTTATTATGAGTTCTTGCAGCCTTCAGGAGAAAGGTTGACTGATGAAGAATGGAGAGAAATGTTAGAGAATAACCCTCCTGAAAGGCCGGAATGGGTTGAGTCTTTTAAGACGTAA
- a CDS encoding transposase, producing the protein MGYDGHKKIKGIKISVLVDLQGLPLSIIIVPANKNDSTLYIPTLKNFNIKRPIGRPVNRPSKVTADAMYDTAKIRKYNRRRGIKSNIPVNKRNRKKKKIGRPIKVDQEEYKKKSIVERFFSWIESCKKVFPRYEIKETSYLGVVMVAAIIRLNELLG; encoded by the coding sequence ATCGGCTACGATGGTCACAAAAAAATAAAAGGAATAAAAATAAGCGTTTTAGTAGATTTACAAGGTCTACCTCTTTCGATTATTATTGTTCCTGCAAATAAGAATGATTCTACACTTTATATACCGACACTTAAAAATTTCAATATAAAGAGACCTATAGGAAGGCCTGTTAACAGGCCTTCCAAAGTAACAGCTGATGCAATGTATGATACAGCTAAAATTAGAAAATATAACAGGAGAAGAGGAATAAAGTCCAATATACCAGTAAATAAAAGAAATCGGAAGAAAAAGAAGATAGGAAGACCAATAAAGGTAGATCAGGAAGAATACAAAAAGAAAAGCATAGTAGAAAGGTTCTTTAGCTGGATAGAGTCATGCAAGAAAGTATTTCCAAGATATGAAATTAAAGAGACATCATATTTAGGAGTTGTAATGGTAGCAGCAATAATTAGATTAAATGAGCTTTTGGGATAG
- a CDS encoding DUF3160 domain-containing protein, with the protein MLIIAVLKGSQLKIRTSIVIFLLVVSLIPGSGCIDSSSEPVNETKPDEGTDNQDGSSSDTAETSPPENFSGKSNTLELENEASFSGYYRKENLQFEADVPAYSLPLKASKITNYDDFIQKIPLTNKNRDLLYKNGFVVIESRAAGNLFEAEPVRVNETYNALKTADVPIFITSDSLLHLYHIQFDETLKKVEEDEFYDDLWKLDKAFLEASIEDYNRSIEDKASEEVTEAARRNVAYFTVALSLLQPKPEQIEQSQIYLGKTRLFDPKNVKQYSVEIPSFVKADVETELALIEAQKGEISPIFKYYEDYSQYIPRGHYTTSEKLTNYFKAMMWHGRMSMLLRPDMIISEESMAKESVAEKSAVEESEKESRIQTIQALLISDHFDRDKNLRDRWDRIYDVTALYVGFSDDLGPYEYAKALDTVFGNDREEPSFDSENLTALKTELERYESPKIYGGSGEIIPSGSETGNETLEATKEFRFMGQRYTPDSYVLQKLNPPALNIMDLLGSERAREHLKNMGVSENEEYNRRYQSLESEFGAFDEEEWNKNIYWSQLYTLKPLLVSYPEGYPTFMQTKAWEDKQLNTALASWTELRHDTILYAKQAYFISAFYNLEEKPVKGYVEPVPEFYARMLALTKMAHSGLAEMEVLDEQSDKDFTTLESTLEKLLEISIKELENKELKDEEYEFIKNFEQNIAPMLANIDEDSQSSVMVADVYTEERKALEEGTGKLDLIVVAYKQPDGRIVLGAGPVMSYYEFWQPSGERLTDEEWGEMLENNPPERPEWVESFKA; encoded by the coding sequence ATGCTTATTATTGCAGTTTTGAAGGGATCTCAATTGAAAATAAGGACATCGATAGTTATATTTTTACTGGTGGTTTCACTGATACCTGGATCGGGCTGTATTGATAGCAGTAGCGAACCTGTCAATGAAACGAAACCGGATGAAGGAACAGACAATCAGGACGGTTCGTCCAGTGATACAGCAGAAACCTCTCCTCCAGAGAATTTCTCCGGGAAGAGCAATACTCTTGAGCTTGAAAATGAAGCCTCCTTTTCCGGCTATTACAGGAAAGAAAACCTGCAGTTTGAGGCTGATGTTCCCGCTTATTCTCTGCCTCTAAAGGCTTCCAAAATTACAAATTATGACGATTTTATCCAAAAAATTCCTCTGACGAACAAGAACAGGGACTTACTGTACAAAAACGGGTTTGTTGTAATTGAAAGCAGAGCTGCTGGAAACCTGTTTGAGGCAGAGCCGGTAAGAGTAAACGAGACTTACAACGCCCTGAAAACGGCTGACGTTCCTATTTTCATCACGTCGGACTCTCTTCTTCATCTTTACCACATCCAGTTTGATGAGACCTTAAAAAAGGTAGAAGAGGACGAATTTTATGACGATTTGTGGAAACTTGACAAAGCTTTTCTTGAAGCCTCCATAGAGGATTATAACAGGTCGATAGAGGATAAAGCCTCTGAAGAAGTAACGGAAGCTGCAAGAAGAAATGTTGCGTACTTCACCGTGGCTTTGAGCCTGCTCCAGCCGAAACCTGAGCAGATAGAGCAATCACAGATATATTTAGGGAAAACCAGACTTTTTGACCCTAAGAATGTGAAACAATACAGTGTAGAAATCCCTTCATTTGTAAAAGCCGATGTAGAAACCGAACTTGCCCTGATAGAAGCGCAAAAAGGAGAAATATCTCCAATTTTCAAGTATTATGAAGATTATTCACAGTACATTCCAAGAGGGCACTATACAACATCTGAGAAATTAACTAACTATTTTAAGGCCATGATGTGGCACGGTAGAATGAGCATGCTCCTTCGGCCGGACATGATCATTTCAGAAGAATCAATGGCAAAAGAATCAGTTGCGGAAAAATCAGCTGTGGAAGAATCCGAAAAGGAGTCCAGAATTCAGACAATTCAGGCCCTTTTGATTTCTGACCATTTTGACAGGGACAAAAACCTCCGGGACAGATGGGACAGAATTTACGATGTGACAGCTCTTTATGTCGGTTTTTCCGACGATCTCGGGCCTTATGAATATGCAAAAGCTCTGGATACCGTCTTTGGGAATGATAGAGAAGAACCAAGCTTCGATAGTGAAAACCTTACAGCACTGAAGACCGAGCTGGAAAGATATGAAAGCCCGAAAATCTATGGAGGTAGCGGGGAAATAATTCCGTCAGGCTCAGAAACTGGAAACGAAACTCTTGAGGCCACGAAAGAGTTCAGGTTCATGGGGCAGCGCTACACTCCGGACTCTTATGTTCTCCAGAAACTCAATCCTCCAGCCCTGAACATCATGGACCTTCTGGGTTCTGAAAGAGCCAGAGAACATCTAAAAAATATGGGTGTTTCCGAAAACGAAGAGTATAATAGGCGCTACCAATCTCTGGAAAGTGAATTTGGAGCTTTTGATGAAGAAGAATGGAATAAAAATATCTACTGGTCTCAACTGTACACCTTAAAACCTCTCCTTGTAAGCTACCCGGAAGGTTACCCTACCTTCATGCAGACCAAAGCCTGGGAAGATAAGCAGCTTAACACGGCCCTTGCTTCCTGGACAGAACTCAGGCATGATACTATCCTCTATGCAAAGCAGGCCTACTTCATAAGTGCGTTCTATAATCTGGAAGAAAAACCTGTGAAAGGATATGTGGAGCCAGTCCCTGAATTCTATGCCAGGATGCTTGCCCTTACAAAAATGGCGCATAGTGGGCTGGCTGAAATGGAAGTACTTGACGAACAGTCGGATAAAGACTTTACAACTCTTGAAAGCACTCTTGAAAAACTGCTGGAAATCTCGATTAAAGAGCTTGAAAATAAAGAGTTGAAAGATGAAGAATATGAGTTTATTAAGAATTTCGAACAAAACATAGCCCCGATGCTTGCGAACATAGACGAGGATTCCCAGAGCTCTGTCATGGTTGCCGATGTATACACAGAGGAAAGGAAGGCTCTGGAAGAAGGAACCGGGAAACTGGACCTGATAGTAGTAGCCTATAAACAGCCTGACGGCAGGATAGTGCTTGGAGCAGGCCCTGTAATGAGTTATTATGAGTTCTGGCAGCCTTCAGGAGAAAGGTTGACTGATGAAGAATGGGGAGAAATGTTAGAAAATAACCCTCCTGAAAGGCCGGAATGGGTTGAGTCTTTTAAGGCGTAA
- a CDS encoding F-actin-capping protein subunit alpha produces the protein MVVAVVGVWFLLNFIKIGPGLPPSESMPKWYIPGSWQKHEQSCTSLFPEISSYCDKRNFSGGKFISVWYFDDESKFLNGEEMLYLHLEENGNVFHQELNISTELHEEIERREVENFPNITSFNSTRYESPNTSGYFIVYERPFLKGREDYFIAYYGIMGTTNLSEETPALKKLIAESFYMSNEEGKVDGLKMGNKKGTGNSLLPWF, from the coding sequence TTGGTAGTTGCTGTTGTTGGGGTGTGGTTTTTACTTAATTTCATTAAAATTGGTCCCGGCTTACCTCCTTCTGAATCCATGCCAAAATGGTACATCCCCGGATCCTGGCAAAAACATGAACAGAGCTGTACATCACTTTTTCCGGAAATCTCTTCTTACTGTGATAAGAGGAATTTTTCCGGAGGAAAATTTATAAGTGTCTGGTACTTTGATGATGAATCTAAATTTCTAAACGGAGAAGAGATGCTTTATCTCCATCTGGAAGAAAACGGTAATGTGTTCCATCAGGAACTGAATATTAGTACAGAACTTCATGAAGAAATTGAAAGACGTGAAGTTGAAAATTTCCCTAATATCACATCTTTTAATTCAACAAGATATGAAAGCCCTAATACGTCGGGATACTTTATAGTATACGAGAGACCTTTCCTTAAAGGGAGAGAAGACTATTTCATAGCTTATTACGGAATCATGGGAACAACAAATCTCTCTGAAGAAACTCCAGCGCTGAAAAAATTGATTGCAGAATCCTTTTATATGTCTAATGAAGAAGGAAAAGTTGACGGTTTAAAGATGGGGAATAAAAAAGGAACGGGTAATTCGTTACTTCCATGGTTTTAA